In Zea mays cultivar B73 chromosome 7, Zm-B73-REFERENCE-NAM-5.0, whole genome shotgun sequence, the following proteins share a genomic window:
- the LOC103632862 gene encoding uncharacterized protein isoform X1, producing MEYTISDCSQVSYYSFIFFVIFNFVLLRCLFNLQILLPFCFLGHFSLYVFNMNTRSIYIMDSMPLPSWFKGNDPSMHYIHKIHNIANNMNVAMKLANPTWKDDIYMWRRIVPSWVPKTLNWDLSGFLVINFMHSWNGKRLPCISTTSSVLRTKFLVELMKYQDNECNDNIPEEIQKIIKRISV from the exons ATGGAGTATACTATTTCAGATTGCAGCCAAGTAAGCTATTACTCCTTTATATTTTTTGTAATCTTTAATTTTGTTCTCTTAAGATGTTTGTTTAACTTGCAGATTCTATTGCCCTTTTGTTTCTTGGGTCACTTCAGTTTATATGTATTTAACATGAACACCAGAAGCATCTATATAATGGACTCCATGCCTCTACCATCATGGTTTAAGGGTAACGATCCAAGCATGCATTATATTCACAAAATACATAATATTGCCAATAATATGAATGTTGCCATGAAATTGGCTAATCCTACATGGAAAGACGATATTTATATGTGGCGTCGTATAGTACCATCATGGGTTCCAAAAACATTAAACTG GGATTTATCAGGCTTTCTTGTTATCAACTTTATGCACTCGTGGAATGGTAAAAGGTTACCCTGCATTTCCACT ACTTCAAGTGTACTGAGGACCAAATTCTTGGTAGAGTTGATGAAGTACCAGGACAATGAATGTAATGACAATATTCCAGAAGAAATACAAAAGATTATTAAGCGCATCAGTGTTTAG
- the LOC103632862 gene encoding uncharacterized protein isoform X2 codes for MEYTISDCSQILLPFCFLGHFSLYVFNMNTRSIYIMDSMPLPSWFKGNDPSMHYIHKIHNIANNMNVAMKLANPTWKDDIYMWRRIVPSWVPKTLNWDLSGFLVINFMHSWNGKRLPCISTTSSVLRTKFLVELMKYQDNECNDNIPEEIQKIIKRISV; via the exons ATGGAGTATACTATTTCAGATTGCAGCCAA ATTCTATTGCCCTTTTGTTTCTTGGGTCACTTCAGTTTATATGTATTTAACATGAACACCAGAAGCATCTATATAATGGACTCCATGCCTCTACCATCATGGTTTAAGGGTAACGATCCAAGCATGCATTATATTCACAAAATACATAATATTGCCAATAATATGAATGTTGCCATGAAATTGGCTAATCCTACATGGAAAGACGATATTTATATGTGGCGTCGTATAGTACCATCATGGGTTCCAAAAACATTAAACTG GGATTTATCAGGCTTTCTTGTTATCAACTTTATGCACTCGTGGAATGGTAAAAGGTTACCCTGCATTTCCACT ACTTCAAGTGTACTGAGGACCAAATTCTTGGTAGAGTTGATGAAGTACCAGGACAATGAATGTAATGACAATATTCCAGAAGAAATACAAAAGATTATTAAGCGCATCAGTGTTTAG